In Homo sapiens chromosome 11, GRCh38.p14 Primary Assembly, one DNA window encodes the following:
- the OR4A47 gene encoding olfactory receptor 4A47 gives MEPRKNVTDFVLLGFTQNPKEQKVLFVMFLLFYILTMVGNLLIVVTVTVSETLGSPMYFFLAGLSFIDIIYSSSISPRLISGLFFGNNSISFQSCMAQLFIEHIFGGSEVFLLLVMAYDCYVAICKPLHYLVIMRQWVCVVLLVVSWVGGFLHSVFQLSIIYGLPFCGPNVIDHFFCDMYPLLKLVCTDTHAIGLLVVANGGLACTIVFLLLLISYGVILHSLKNLSQKGRQKALSTCSSHMTVVVFFFVPCIFMYARPARTFPIDKSVSVFYTVITPMLNPLIYTLRNSEMTSAMKKLWRRDLISSST, from the coding sequence ATGGAGCCAAGGAAAAATGTGACTGACTTTGTCCTCTTGGGCTTCACACAGAATCCAAAGGAGCAGAAAGTACTTTTTGTTATGTTCTTGCTCTTCTACATTTTGACCATGGTGGGCAACCTGCTCATTGTAGTGACCGTAACTGTCAGTGAGACCCTGGGCTCACCAATGTACTTCTTTCTTGCTGGCTTATCATTTATAGATATCATTTATTCTTCATCCATTTCCCCCAGATTGATTTCAGGCTTGTTCTTTGGGAATAATTCCATATCCTTCCAATCTTGCATGGCCCAGCTCTTTATCGAGCACATTTTCGGTGGGTCAGAGGTCTTTCTCCTGTTGGTGATGGCCTATGACTGCTATGTGGCCATCTGTAAGCCCTTGCATTATTTGGTTATCATGAGACAATGGGTGTGTGTTGTGCTGCTGGTAGTGTCCTGGGTTGGAGGATTTCTGCACTCAGTATTTCAACTTAGCATTATTTATGGGCTCCCATTCTGTGGCCCCAATGTCATTGATCATTTTTTCTGTGACATGTATCCCTTATTGAAACTGGTCTGCACTGACACCCATGCTATTGGCCTCTTAGTGGTGGCCAATGGAGGACTGGCTTGCACTATTGTGTTTCTGCTCTTACTCATCTCTTATGGTGTCATCTTGCACTCTTTAAAGAACCTTAGTCAGAAAGGGAGGCAAAAAGCCCTCTCAACCTGCAGTTCCCACATGACTGTGGTTGTCTTCTTCTTTGTtccttgtatttttatgtatgctAGACCTGCTAGGACCTTCCCCATTGACAAATCAGTGAGTGTGTTTTATACAGTCATAACCCCAATGCTGAACCCCTTAATCTACACTCTGAGAAATTCTGAGATGACAAGTGCTATGAAGAAGCTCTGGAGAAGAGACCTCATATCAAGTAGTACATAA